Proteins encoded in a region of the Apostichopus japonicus isolate 1M-3 chromosome 19, ASM3797524v1, whole genome shotgun sequence genome:
- the LOC139960277 gene encoding uncharacterized protein, with product MGYPNQPQNAVFVNVENDFPVDVAEPGQDNFEIDQEEINDDNNTFLEIMKMQAAMFIGTMLSDRNMTHASIQRVVNAVTDLTSNTLTLLKTRMHSVLTGFDVDLSTPQCERLFSLFEAVENPFLGLETRYKQEKYFEENFRIVKPKTVALGIRMEMKRICVTYGEKTKLVLVDPTSVNDTLEIIRKKFSIHEDFKLLAKYDGITKFVDIDPDDEDDVYVFEQSTELLVHTTSQENFSSCSSGSADTILVDSEGSFLDEDGCSPPPSKRSCRIIDINNLLKENYKGSSILAEYQKNNTLTPQSRRILVNVVTAGLVKVCETPYYPTAKEKTECAKAIIERFPSLKNRYSKHGYEHFFCAEGKQTGFIQDRLKNIRRHIPEESKKRPFSQNSTSPSCPASSKSQKSSECSDPTPISEEEADQLVSFCRRATSDLKKDITDAMKKTYGNRMLWITNESPTLAEILQKYPRYIDAEGLVNQDFQMKFGDEVSRQLLMKWDSSIAPVILKLAEQTSTTAIRELFMEFNENKDSSSYDCLGMYALLICVLMLPSHARSKGMRKQSLSMLIDFRPIGTVLEEYLTQDRPNRQPYLLCLGTRSAPTQFFIIGDRQAIKCEDNIVAAVDKLFKLHFVFNLEYAAELKLFYKFIETFVFKLSPLGQLPNKIVEIVAAIESCSSF from the exons ATGGGTTACCCGAATCAGCCTCAGAATGCAGTATTTGTTAATGTTGAAAATGATTTTCCAGTCGATGTTGCCGAGCCAGGGCAagacaattttgaaattgatCAAGAAGAAATTAATGATGACAACAATACATTTCTGGAAATTATGAAAATGCAAGCTGCCATGTTCATTGGCACCATGCTTTCTGATAGAAATATGACTCATGCATCCATTCAGAGAGTAGTGAATGCTGTCACAGATTTAACATCGAACACATTAACACTCTTGAAAACCAGGATGCATTCAGTGCTTACAGGATTTGATGTTGATTTATCGACTCCACAGTGTGAAAGGCTTTTTTCATTGTTTGAGGCAGTTGAGAATCCCTTTCTTGGGCTGGAAACCCGCTACAAGCAGgagaaatattttgaagaaaacttCAGGATTGTTAAACCAAAAACAGTTGCCCTTGGAATTCG AATGGAGATGAAAAGGATTTGTGTTACATATggagagaaaacaaaacttgtgtTAGTTGACCCCACCAGTGTAAATGACACATTGGAAATCATCAGAAAGAAGTTTTCAATACATGAAGACTTCAAGCTCCTAGCCAAGTATGATGGCATTACCAAGTTTGTTGATATCGATccagatgatgaagatgatgtttaTGTCTTCGAACAAAGTACAGAGCTCCTAGTTCATACCACCAGTCAGGAGAATTTTTCATCCTGCAGCAGCGGCTCGGCTGACACCATTCTAGTGGATTCGGAGGGCTCATTTTTAGATGAAGATGGATGTTCCCCCCCACCAAGCAAGCGCTCGTGTAGG attattgatatcaacaatctactgaaagaaaactACAAAGGGTCATCCATCCTTGCAGAGTACCAGAAGAACAACACTCTAACTCCACAGTCCAGAAGGATTCTTGTAAACGTAGTAACAGCTGGTTTGGTGAAAGTATGTGAAACCCCTTA CTATCCAACTGCAAAGGAGAAAACAGAGTGTGCAAAGGCGATTATAGAGAGATTTCCATCTTTGAAGAACAGGTATTCCAAGCATGGTTAT GAACACTTCTTCTGTGCAGAGGGAAAACAGACCGGCTTCATCCAGGATCGGCTGAAAAACATCAGAAGACACATTCCAGAAGAGTCAAAGAAACGACCATTCTCACAAAACTCAACATCCCCAAGCTGCCCTGCATCTTCCAAGTCACAAAAGTCCAGTGAGTGCAGTGACCCTACACCAATTTCAGAAGAAGAAGCTGACCAGTTGGTCTCCTTCTGCAGGAGGGCAACATCCGACCTCAAAAAAGACATCACAGATGCAATGAAGAAGACTTATGGGAATCGCATGCTGTGGATAACCAATGAAAGCCCCACCCTTGCTGAGATACTTCAAAAGTACCCCCGCTATATAGATGCAGAAGGCTTG GTCAATCAAGATTTCCAGATGAAATTTGGAGATGAGGTGTCAAGGCAGCTCCTGATGAAATGGGACAGCTCAATCGCTCCTGTCATACTGAAGCTCGCCGAGCAAACAAGTACAACGGCCATCAGAGAACTATTCATGGAGTTCAATGAAAATAAAGACTCCTCCAGCTATG ATTGCCTTGGGATGTATGCCTTACTAATTTGTGTGTTGATGCTCCCTTCCCATGCCAGGAGCAAAGGAATGCGCAAACAGTCGTTGAGCATGCTCATCGACTTCAGGCCA ATCGGGACAGTACTAGAGGAATACCTGACCCAAGACAGGCCGAACAGGCAACCATATCTCCTCTGTTTGGGCACCAGGAGTGCCCCCACCCAGTTCTTCATCATTGGAGATCGGCAAGCAATAAAGTGCGAAGATAAcatc GTTGCCGCTGTTGACAAGTTGTTTAAactccattttgtttttaatttggaGTATGCTGCCGAGCTAAAGTTGTTCTACAAGTTCATTGAaacatttgttttcaagttatcacCTCTGGGCCAACTACCCAACAAAATAGTGGAGATAGTTGCTGCCATAGAGTCCTGTTCGTCTTTTTAA